The sequence AAGCCCAACCGTCGGAATCTGCCGACCGGCGAACAGCCCGATTAGATCGTCGTAACGCCCACCGCCAAGGAGTGAACCTTCGGGCCAGTGCGGTGTGATTGCTTCAAAGACAACGCCAGTGTAGTACGAAAGACCACGCGCCAGACGGGGGGCAACGCGATACTGATCAGGAGGAACTCCCATTGCTGTCAGACCGGCCAACACAGCGCGCAGGTTGGCAATAGCCGCAGTGGCCCGCTCATCGTCGGCGAGTTGTTGGCTCAGCGCATGCAGCACTTCGTCTGGTGTACCATCGATTTGTACCAACTCCAGGATGTGGTCGGCAGCCGCAGGGGTAATACCCGATTTGAGCAATTCGGTGCGCACACCATCTGGACCGATCTTGTCAAATTTGTCGATAGCTCGATAGACACCACCCGCAGCCTCTTCTGATAGTCCACTGACGCGGGCTATACCGCCGATAATCTGACGATGATTGAGCAAGGTTACAAAACCAGGAAAGCCAAGCGCAGCTAGTGCTTCACACAGGATAGCGATGATCTCGGCGTCGGCAAGTGGAGAGGAACTACCAACAATATCGAGATCGAACTGATAAAACTCACGGTAACGTCCACGCGCTGGCCGTTCGCCGCGATAACTCGGTCCATACGCATAGCGCCGCCACGGGAACGATAATTGACCGGCGTACTGAGCTGTCACTCGTGCCAGGGGGACAGTTTGATCGTAGCGCAGTGCTAGACGCCGCCCGCCATGATCCTCGAAGCGATAAATCAGCTTCTCATCGTCTCCTAACTTGCCTTCCAGCGTCTCGGCGTATTCGATAATTGGAGTTTGTAGGGGTTCAAACCCATGATTTTCACTAATGCGCGTTAATGTGTTGACAATATATTGCCGCAGCATCATATCTGACGGCAAATGATCGCGCATTCCTTTCACATTTTGAATTGGCGCCATAAGAATTCTCGTCTGAGTCTAGCGATAACTATACTTTCAGGTTCCATTCCCAACAGCACTGAGCGGTATGCTCTGACGCCCAGCTAACTGACCACAAGCCGCAGCAATTTCTACACCGCGTTCAACCCGCACCGTGCAAGGAATACCGTAATCGGTCAAAATCTGCTGAAAGGTGGTAACCTGTTCCCACTCCGAGCGACCAAGGGGGGTACCAGGGACTGGATTCCAGGGGATCAGGTTGACGTGGAAGAGTAGCGGGCCACGCGGTGCCGAGCGCCGGAGCAGGCGGGCGAGGGCAATTGCCTGATGAGGGTGATCATTTTTTCCTTGGAGCAGCACATATTCAAACGAGACACGCCGACGGGTTTTGGCAATGTAGTGGCGTGTTGCTGCCATTAAGTCGGCAATCGGATAGCGCCGATTGACCGGCATCAGTTCGCTGCGCAGCGCATCGTCAGGTGCGTGCAACGAGATCGCCAGATTGATTGGTAAACGCTCTTCGGCCAGGCGCTCGATCCCCTTCACCAATCCCACCGTAGAGACCGTCATACTCCGGGCGCCAAGGTTGAAGCCCTGCGGATCATGGAGCCGCTCAACCGCTTGCCACCAGCGGTCGTAATTGGCAAAGGGTTCGCCCATCCCCATGAAGACGAGGTTGCTAACACGCCCGGTTTGCCCAGCCATACCCATTGCGCGTAGTTCTTGCGACGCCCAAATTGCCTGCGCCACGATCTCGCCACTGCTGAGATTGCGTAACAATCCCAATTGGCCGGTAGCGCAAAAGACACAGCCCATTCCACAACCAGCCTGGGTCGAGACACAGACCGTCGAGCGGTCGGGGTACACCATCAGGACTGTTTCAACCACTGCACCATCCGGCAGCCGGAAGAGCGCCTTGCGCGTCATCCCGTTGTCACCGATCTGCA comes from Chloroflexus sp. Y-396-1 and encodes:
- the rlmN gene encoding 23S rRNA (adenine(2503)-C(2))-methyltransferase RlmN; the protein is MHHAMEQRSLYDYNLAELTALLQSWGEPAFRARQLYRHLYVNLVQHPEQMTDLPLALRRRLAEIPLSTLHCEHVQIGDNGMTRKALFRLPDGAVVETVLMVYPDRSTVCVSTQAGCGMGCVFCATGQLGLLRNLSSGEIVAQAIWASQELRAMGMAGQTGRVSNLVFMGMGEPFANYDRWWQAVERLHDPQGFNLGARSMTVSTVGLVKGIERLAEERLPINLAISLHAPDDALRSELMPVNRRYPIADLMAATRHYIAKTRRRVSFEYVLLQGKNDHPHQAIALARLLRRSAPRGPLLFHVNLIPWNPVPGTPLGRSEWEQVTTFQQILTDYGIPCTVRVERGVEIAAACGQLAGRQSIPLSAVGNGT
- the hisS gene encoding histidine--tRNA ligase: MAPIQNVKGMRDHLPSDMMLRQYIVNTLTRISENHGFEPLQTPIIEYAETLEGKLGDDEKLIYRFEDHGGRRLALRYDQTVPLARVTAQYAGQLSFPWRRYAYGPSYRGERPARGRYREFYQFDLDIVGSSSPLADAEIIAILCEALAALGFPGFVTLLNHRQIIGGIARVSGLSEEAAGGVYRAIDKFDKIGPDGVRTELLKSGITPAAADHILELVQIDGTPDEVLHALSQQLADDERATAAIANLRAVLAGLTAMGVPPDQYRVAPRLARGLSYYTGVVFEAITPHWPEGSLLGGGRYDDLIGLFAGRQIPTVGLAFGIDRLHDVMLELNLGPRPRTTAFAFVTLFSVDQVADSLALAAELRAAGINTVIALEPGNIGKQFKEADRRGVRFALVLGPDELARGEVVVKDLQRGEQRSLPRAAAVSLLAEALNEGK